From the Lathyrus oleraceus cultivar Zhongwan6 chromosome 4, CAAS_Psat_ZW6_1.0, whole genome shotgun sequence genome, one window contains:
- the LOC127073702 gene encoding isoaspartyl peptidase/L-asparaginase — protein sequence MGWAIALHGGAGDIPYSLPPERRLPREETLRHCLQIGVKALKSNMTPLDVVELVVRELENIPHFNAGRGSVLTNKGTVEMEASIMDGNTMKCGAVSGLSTVVNAVSLARLVMDHTPHIYLAFDGAEEFARQQGVETLDSSHFITPENIERLNQAKDANRVQIDYTQPIQKDTIKNETETSLANGDSQIGTVGCVAVDSNGNLASATSTGGLVNKMAGRIGDTPVIGAGTYANEFCAVSATGIGEAIIRATVARDVAAIMEFKGLSLKEAADCVVHERTLKGAVGLVAVSASGEVAMSYNTTGMFRACATEDGYSEVAIWPNTKVE from the exons ATGGGTTGGGCAATAGCTCTACACGGCGGCGCCGGCGACATTCCATATTCACTTCCACCGGAACGCCGCCTACCTCGCGAAGAAACCCTCCGTCACTGCCTACAAATCGGTGTCAAAGCTCTCAAATCCAACATGACTCCATTAGATGTCGTTGAACTTGTT GTTCGTGAGTTAGAGAACATTCCACACTTCAATGCTGGAAGAGGTTCTGTTCTCACCAACAAAGGGACCGTTGAAATGGAAGCTTCTATTATGGATGGTAACACTATGAAATGTGGTGCTGTTTCTGGTCTTAGCACTGTTGTTAATGCAGTTTCTTTGGCTCGATTGGTTATGGATCATACTCCTCATATTTATCTGGCATTTGATGGTGCTGAGGAATTTGCTAGACAACAA GGGGTTGAGACTTTAGATTCAAGCCATTTCATCACTCCAGAAAATATTGAAAGACTGAATCAGGCAAAAGATGCAAATAGGGTCCAG ATTGATTATACTCAACCAATCCAAAAGGATACTATAAAGAATGAAACAGAAACATCATTGGCTAATGGTGATAGTCAAATTGGAACTGTTGGATGTGTAGCTGTTGACAGTAATGGGAATCTAGCTTCTGCAACATCAACTGGTGGATTGGTGAACAAAATGGCTGGTCGAATTGGTGACACGCCCGTCATAGGTGCTGGAACATATGCCAATGAATTTTGTGCAGTTTCTGCAACAGGAATAGGCGAAGCAATAATCCGCGCGACCGTAGCAAGAGATGTGGCTGCGATAATGGAATTCAAAGGCCTTTCTTTAAAGGAAGCTGCGGATTGTGTTGTACATGAGCGCACACTAAAAGGAGCTGTTGGTTTGGTTGCTGTATCTGCTTCAGGTGAAGTTGCAATGTCTTATAATACAACAGGTATGTTTAGAGCATGTGCTACTGAAGATGGGTATTCTGAAGTTGCAATTTGGCCAAATACCAAAGTTGAGTGA
- the LOC127073703 gene encoding hexosyltransferase GAUT11: protein MRRRAADYRRPVRRRLSYWICLLLAFSFILATVLFIIQHNHHQDPLQYSLLERNARVEHFAKESLNFTEEILSVTSFSRQLAQQMILAKAYVVIAKEHNNLHLAWQLSSKIRSCQLLLSKAAMTGEPVTLEEAEPIIKSLTALIFKAQDIHYDIATTIVTMKSHIQALEERANAATVQSAVFGQLAAEALPKSLHCLNVKLVTDWLKVPSLRELSHERKNSPRLTDNNLYHFCLFSDNVLATSVVINSTVCNADHPKQLVFHIVTNGINYGAMQAWFLSNDFKGATVEVQNIEEFHWLNASYSPVVKQLHNPDSRTFYFGLYHDVNAEPKIRNPKYLYLLNHLRFYIPEIYPQLEKVVFLDDDLVVQKDLTPLFSLDLHGNVNGAVETCLEAFHRYYKYLNFSSSIISSRFDPQACAWAFGMNVFDLVAWRKTNVTARYHYWQEQNADRTLWKLGTLPPALLSFYGLTEPLDRRWHVLGLGYDLNIDNRLIESAAVIHFNGNMKPWLKVAIGRYKPLWDKYINQSLPHLQNCVLS from the exons ATGCGACGACGGGCTGCCGATTATCGGCGCCCGGTTAGACGGAGGTTATCGTATTGGATCTGCCTTCTTCTCGCTTTCTCCTTCATTCTCGCTACCGTTTTGTTCATCATTCAACATAATCATCACCAAGATCCGCTTCAATATTCTTTGCTC GAGAGGAATGCGAGAGTTGAACATTTTGCCAAAGAGAGTTTGAATTTTACTGAAGAAATTTTAAGTGTAACATCATTTTCTCGGCAGTTAGCGCAACAGATGATTCTGGCCAAGGCTTATGTGGTTATTGCCAAAGAACATAATAATCTTCACCTTGCCTGGCAGCTTAGCTCAAAGATCAGAAGTTGCCAACTTTTGCTTTCAAAAGCTGCCATGACTGGGGAGCCTGTCACGCTAGAAGAAGCAGAGCCGATTATTAAAAGTCTCACTGCTCTAATTTTTAAGGCACAAGATATCCATTATGACATTGCAACTACAATAGTGACTATGAAATCTCATATTCAAGCACTTGAAGAGCGTGCCAATGCAGCAACAGTTCAAAGCGCTGTGTTTGGTCAACTAGCAGCTGAAGCACTACCCAAGAGTCTACATTGCCTGAATGTGAAACTCGTGACTGACTGGCTCAAGGTGCCATCCCTACGGGAACTCTCACACGAAAGGAAAAACTCCCCAAGGCTCACGGACAACAATCTATATCATTTCTGCTTATTTTCAGACAATGTACTGGCAACATCTGTAGTTATTAACTCAACCGTCTGCAATGCGGATCATCCGAAGCAATTGGTCTTTCACATTGTCACCAATGGAATCAATTACGGAGCAATGCAAGCATGGTTCCTTAGTAATGACTTTAAAGGAGCCACCGTAGAGGTACAGAATATTGAGGAGTTCCATTGGTTGAATGCATCTTATTCTCCAGTTGTCAAACAGCTCCACAATCCTGACTCGCGAACCTTCTACTTTGGGCTATATCATGATGTAAACGCTGAACCCAAAATTCGGAATCCTAAGTATTTATATTTATTGAATCATCTTCGGTTTTATATCCCCGAGATTTATCCACAACTTGAGAAGGTTGTTTTTCTGGATGACGATCTTGTTGTCCAAAAAGATCTGACCCCTCTTTTCTCACTGGATTTGCATGGGAATGTGAATGGTGCAGTTGAAACTTGTCTTGAAGCATTTCATCGGTATTACAAGTATCTCAACTTCTCAAGTTCAATTATAAGCTCGAGATTTGATCCACAGGCATGCGCATGGGCATTTGGTATGAACGTTTTTGACTTGGTGGCGTGGAGGAAGACTAATGTGACCGCTAGATATCATTATTGGCAGGAGCAGAATGCCGATAGGACTCTTTGGAAGTTGGGCACACTTCCTCCTGCTCTTCTGAGTTTTTATGGTTTGACAGAGCCACTTGACAGAAGATGGCATGTTTTAGGATTGGGTTATGACCTAAATATTGACAACCGCCTTATTGAAAGTGCTGCGGTTATTCACTTCAATGGGAACATGAAGCCTTGGCTGAAGGTAGCCATAGGCAGGTATAAGCCACTGTGGGACAAGTACATAAATCAAAGTCTCCCTCATCTTCAAAATTGCGTCCTGAGTTGA